A portion of the Candidatus Thermoplasmatota archaeon genome contains these proteins:
- a CDS encoding XTP/dITP diphosphatase, which translates to MKKIYFITSNKGKQAEAKEKLSTIGFDVIQHNIGYPEIQADTLEEVICFGVEDIQKRFDKPFFLEDAGLFVDHLKGFPGVYSSYVFRTIGCKGILKLMDGEENRKATFKSVIAYKEPGEKPLIFVGECHGDITTRELGTHGFGFDPIFIPSGEKRTFAQMEIKEKNLLSHRGRSLDKLADFFKKQKIENSLVS; encoded by the coding sequence ATGAAGAAAATATATTTTATCACAAGTAACAAGGGTAAGCAAGCTGAGGCAAAAGAAAAACTATCAACCATTGGTTTTGATGTTATTCAACATAATATTGGTTACCCTGAGATACAGGCTGATACACTAGAAGAAGTCATATGTTTTGGTGTAGAGGACATACAAAAAAGGTTTGATAAACCATTTTTTTTGGAGGATGCAGGTCTTTTTGTTGATCATCTAAAAGGTTTCCCTGGTGTGTACTCATCCTATGTTTTCCGTACCATAGGCTGCAAAGGGATACTTAAACTGATGGATGGCGAGGAAAACAGAAAAGCTACTTTCAAGTCAGTCATAGCCTATAAAGAACCTGGTGAAAAACCATTAATTTTTGTTGGTGAATGCCATGGTGATATAACTACAAGAGAGTTAGGCACCCATGGTTTCGGTTTCGACCCTATCTTTATCCCATCTGGTGAAAAAAGGACTTTTGCTCAGATGGAGATAAAAGAAAAAAACCTTCTATCCCATAGGGGGAGATCCTTAGATAAATTGGCTGATTTTTTTAAAAAACAAAAGATAGAAAA
- a CDS encoding KEOPS complex kinase/ATPase Bud32, which translates to MTKKIIYRGAEAEITLSKHMGYTVVQKRRIKKTYRIKNIDDKLRSYRTREEAKLMIEARMHGISTPIIYDVDLLNGVITMEYLRGKRIKDILNRVSEKERKRICNKIGESIARFHNNNIIHGDITTSNMILMDDRIHFIDFGLGEKNSEIEAKGVDLHVLMEAIESTHSKHSKCFEYVLEGYRREYRGNPEHVINKIDEIVKRGRYR; encoded by the coding sequence AGGCTGAGATAACACTCTCTAAACACATGGGCTATACCGTAGTCCAAAAAAGGAGGATTAAAAAAACCTATCGTATAAAAAACATTGATGACAAGCTGAGATCATATCGTACACGCGAAGAAGCGAAATTGATGATAGAGGCACGCATGCATGGTATATCTACACCGATAATCTATGATGTGGATCTTTTAAATGGTGTTATAACAATGGAGTACCTTAGGGGTAAAAGAATAAAAGACATCCTGAATAGAGTTAGTGAAAAAGAAAGAAAACGTATATGCAACAAAATAGGTGAGAGCATAGCGAGATTTCATAACAACAACATAATACATGGTGACATTACAACATCAAACATGATACTCATGGATGATAGAATACATTTCATAGATTTTGGTTTAGGGGAGAAAAACAGTGAGATAGAAGCAAAAGGTGTGGATTTACATGTTTTAATGGAGGCTATAGAGTCAACGCACTCGAAACACTCAAAATGTTTTGAATATGTTTTAGAAGGTTATAGAAGAGAATACAGGGGTAACCCTGAGCATGTTATCAACAAGATAGATGAGATTGTGAAAAGAGGTAGGTACCGATGA